In Haemorhous mexicanus isolate bHaeMex1 chromosome 6, bHaeMex1.pri, whole genome shotgun sequence, a single window of DNA contains:
- the ZFYVE21 gene encoding zinc finger FYVE domain-containing protein 21 isoform X1 produces the protein MSGGDAKKLVRSPSGLRMVPEHRAARSPFGLDEPPWVPDKECPRCMQCDTKFDFITRKHHCRRCGKCFCDKCCSKKVPLPRMCFVDPVRQCAECALVSQKETEFYDKQLKVLMNGATFFVTLGTSDKSELMVCRLSNNQRYLVLDGDSHYEIEIIQISTVQILTEGFTPGEKDIHTYTSLLESQPVTEGGNTRAVGMILQYKVPGSDEVTQMKFTAGEDFSCNKKLSAAWLAAMHKATKLLYESRDQ, from the exons ATGTCGGGCGGCGACGCGAAGAAGCTGGTGCGCTCCCCCAGCGGGCTGCGCATGGTGCCCGAGCACCGCGCCGCCCGCAGCCCCTTCGGCCTGGACGAGCCGCCCTGGGTGCCCGACAAGGAG TGCCCAAGATGTATGCAGTGTGATACGAAATTTGACTTCATAACTAGAAAG CACCACTGCCGAAGGTGTGGGAAGTGTTTCTGTGACAAGTGCTGCAGTAAGAAAGTGCCTCTGCCTCGCATGTGCTTCGTGGACCCCGTGCGGCAGTGCGCCGAGTGCGCCCTGGTCTCGCAGAAGGAGACGGAGTTCTATGACAAACAGCTCAAAGTGCTCATGAATG GTGCTACATTCTTTGTAACTCTGGGAACATCTGATAAATCTGAGCTCATGGTTTGTCGACTTTCCAACAACCAGAG ATACCTGGTTTTGGATGGAGACAGCCATTATGAAATTGAAATTATACAGATTTCAACTGTTCAGATACTTACAGAGGGATTTACTCCTGGAg AAAAAGATATTCACACTTACACCAGCCTTCTGGAGAGCCAGCCTGTGACTGAAG gaGGCAACACTCGTGCTGTTGGAATGATCCTGCAGTACAAGGTTCCAGGGTCGGACGAGGTGACACAGATGAAGTTTACTGCCGGTGAAGACTTCAGCTGTAACAAGAAGCTGtcagcagcctggctggcagctATGCATAAG GCAACAAAACTTCTCTATGAGTCTCGGGACCAGTGA
- the ZFYVE21 gene encoding zinc finger FYVE domain-containing protein 21 isoform X2, producing MSGGDAKKLVRSPSGLRMVPEHRAARSPFGLDEPPWVPDKECPRCMQCDTKFDFITRKHHCRRCGKCFCDKCCSKKVPLPRMCFVDPVRQCAECALVSQKETEFYDKQLKVLMNGATFFVTLGTSDKSELMVCRLSNNQRYLVLDGDSHYEIEIIQISTVQILTEGFTPGGGNTRAVGMILQYKVPGSDEVTQMKFTAGEDFSCNKKLSAAWLAAMHKATKLLYESRDQ from the exons ATGTCGGGCGGCGACGCGAAGAAGCTGGTGCGCTCCCCCAGCGGGCTGCGCATGGTGCCCGAGCACCGCGCCGCCCGCAGCCCCTTCGGCCTGGACGAGCCGCCCTGGGTGCCCGACAAGGAG TGCCCAAGATGTATGCAGTGTGATACGAAATTTGACTTCATAACTAGAAAG CACCACTGCCGAAGGTGTGGGAAGTGTTTCTGTGACAAGTGCTGCAGTAAGAAAGTGCCTCTGCCTCGCATGTGCTTCGTGGACCCCGTGCGGCAGTGCGCCGAGTGCGCCCTGGTCTCGCAGAAGGAGACGGAGTTCTATGACAAACAGCTCAAAGTGCTCATGAATG GTGCTACATTCTTTGTAACTCTGGGAACATCTGATAAATCTGAGCTCATGGTTTGTCGACTTTCCAACAACCAGAG ATACCTGGTTTTGGATGGAGACAGCCATTATGAAATTGAAATTATACAGATTTCAACTGTTCAGATACTTACAGAGGGATTTACTCCTGGAg gaGGCAACACTCGTGCTGTTGGAATGATCCTGCAGTACAAGGTTCCAGGGTCGGACGAGGTGACACAGATGAAGTTTACTGCCGGTGAAGACTTCAGCTGTAACAAGAAGCTGtcagcagcctggctggcagctATGCATAAG GCAACAAAACTTCTCTATGAGTCTCGGGACCAGTGA